GTGTCGTTCCCATCCTGTTGCGCCGACAGGATATTCATCGTGCCAACGTCAAGGCCTTTAGCCATATTTGCCAATTCCAACCCACCGGAGTATAAAACTATGTGAAATTATTTCATCAGTTAGAAGATGCGAAGAAACAGCTCAGAGAAGAAATGTGTTGCGGCCGGTTAGCCGAGGCCTAACGTCCGCTTGAGCTTGCTCCAGAAGCCGGGCGAGGAGTCGACGCCACCCAGCGATGCGTCCTCTTCCTTGCGTTCTGCTTCGCGCTGGCGACGCTCGCGGAGTTCCTTCAATTTCTGGGTCTGGTCGTCGACCGTCGAGTTCGAGGTCGCGGTCTTCTTCTCGCCACCTCTCATCGCTTTGAGATTGGAGAGCTGGGAGTCGATACCACTCGAGCGAGTCACCTTCGCGGTCTTCTGACTGAAACCCGAGGTGTCCATGTCTCCGTCGTCGATATTGAAGTCGAGGTTACGGTTGTCGCTCTTCTCGACGCCACCCCACGAGAGGTCGACGCCGGACATCGCGTCCTCGATGTCGGCCGCGATCTCCTCGTCGCTGTAGTGTTCGCCCTCCTCGTCGTCCTCCTCCTCGACGGGCTGGATGTCCGCCGGACCGGGCTTCTTGTAGCGTTCGAGCTGGTCGGCGACCAGTGCCGCGCCGGTCGAGCCGACGACGAGGACGAGCCCCAGCGCGTAGAGGCTGATGACGCCGAGGGTGGTGCCGGCACCGTAGTCGTTCCACTGCGAGGGGTAGACGGAGACGAACCAGACGACCGCTCCGAGGTCGAGGACCGACCCGATCACGGAGGCGTAGACCGCCCGGCGTTCGACCGGGAGCAACACCACGATACCCGTGATGGTGGCCGGGAGCGCGAGCATCCCGAGGGCGTAGGAGATGCGCGTCCAGTTCCAGAACGCGTCACTCTGCGGTTCGAGCGTGCTGAAGCTCACCATCGCCAGCACCAGCGCGACCACGCCCACCACGATACCACTGAAGAACAGGCCGAAGCCGAGGTAGACGTCGGTCTCTTCCTCGGGTTCCCCGATGTACCGCTCGTACAGTCTGTAGAGGGGATTGTCCGGGGTCGAGTCGCCCCCGGCACCACCCGCCTCGGTAGTTACCTCGTCTGACATTGTGCCTGATTACAGGGGCATCTCTCATGACTGTTTGGTTAACCGTATACTTCTTGAAAAAAGTCGCCGTGTGACCAACGTCAGACGGCCGTCAGACCGACTTCAGTCCTTGCGCTTGACCACGTCGCCGAGGGTCTGGGTCGTCCCCGCGGAGTCGCTCTTCCACTCCTTCTCGTCGTCGCTGGAGCCGCCCGCCTTGAGGCTGATGCCGAGGAACTTCTCTAACTTGGACTGCATCCGGTCGGACGGAAGGGTGTCGCCGCGTTCGAGTTTGCGGACGAGACTCGCCTTCTCGTTGAGTTCGTCGGCCAGCTCGGACTGGCTCAGGCCCTTCTGCTCTCGCGCGCGGCGGATGCGGTCGTCGTAATCCTGTGCGATCTCGTCCATGTCGTCGAACATGTCGCTGCGACGACGGGAGCTCCCACCGCCCCCGCCCGACCCACTGGCCTTCGAGGAGGACGACGACGAAGAGGACCCGGAGGACCCGGTCGAGTACTTCGTGGACGTGCTGGATGACTGCTGGGTCTTCACTTCGGTTCCGAAGTCGGCGCAGTCGTCACAGACGTCCAGCTCTGCGCCCTCGACCTTCACCGTCTTCGGCTGCGACGTCTCGGCGCCACACATCTCACACTGAACCATGCACGTGTGTTGACCGCCAGCAGTCATAAAAGGTACGCCGTGGTGGTGCTGGCTGTCAGTTCGACGCCTCAACTCAGCGCCTTCCAGGCGCCCGAGAACCGCTGGAGCGCCGTGAGGTGGCCGACGACCGCGAAGACGACGAGCAGCCAGCCCACGACGGTCAGGCCGTAGATGGCGCCGGGGAAGACCGCGGCGACGTAGCCGACGACGCCCGAGAGCGCGAGGCGGTCGGCCCGGCCGAGGTAGCCCGCGTACACGCGGTCGAGGCCGACGGCCTGCGCCTGCGTCCCGAGGTAGGAAGTCATCAGGACGCCCGTGACGGCCGCGAGGCCGATGTCGTACCGGCCGATACCGGCCGCGAACCCGGCGATGATGACGAGGTCGGCGTACCGGTCGAGCACGTGGTCGAGCATGTCGCCGGCCTCGCTGGCGACGTCCTGGGCCCGGGCGAGTTCGCCGTCGACCACGTCGAGCCAGCCGTTCAACGCGACGCAGGTCGCCCCGACCGCGTAGAACAGCGGGGCGTCCGCGAACGCCGGGCCGGCGTAGGCGAAGGCACCGCCGGCGGCGACCGCCAGCAGGAACGCGATGGTGCTCACCCCGTTCGGGGAGAGGCCGAGGGCGTCGGCGGCGCGGACCCACGGGTCGAGCAGCGACTTCACCCGGGGGCGGAGCTGGTCGAGCGTCATAGGTAGTCGATGAAGTCGACCTCGCCGGCGCTCGGTTCGCGCTCGCCGTGGACGACCGCCGCGACGTCGGCGGCCACGTCGGCGGGGTCGCGCCCGGTGGTGTCTATCTCGTAGACGGTCTCCAGGCCGTGCAGTTCGACGGCCTCCGAGAGGATGACGTCGAGCGCCTCGCTCTCGGCGTTCTCGCCCGCCTTGGGTTCGCTCTCGCCGCGGTCGAGCAGGCGCTGC
This window of the Haloarchaeobius amylolyticus genome carries:
- a CDS encoding DUF7139 domain-containing protein, which translates into the protein MSDEVTTEAGGAGGDSTPDNPLYRLYERYIGEPEEETDVYLGFGLFFSGIVVGVVALVLAMVSFSTLEPQSDAFWNWTRISYALGMLALPATITGIVVLLPVERRAVYASVIGSVLDLGAVVWFVSVYPSQWNDYGAGTTLGVISLYALGLVLVVGSTGAALVADQLERYKKPGPADIQPVEEEDDEEGEHYSDEEIAADIEDAMSGVDLSWGGVEKSDNRNLDFNIDDGDMDTSGFSQKTAKVTRSSGIDSQLSNLKAMRGGEKKTATSNSTVDDQTQKLKELRERRQREAERKEEDASLGGVDSSPGFWSKLKRTLGLG
- a CDS encoding multiprotein bridging factor aMBF1; protein product: MVQCEMCGAETSQPKTVKVEGAELDVCDDCADFGTEVKTQQSSSTSTKYSTGSSGSSSSSSSSKASGSGGGGGSSRRRSDMFDDMDEIAQDYDDRIRRAREQKGLSQSELADELNEKASLVRKLERGDTLPSDRMQSKLEKFLGISLKAGGSSDDEKEWKSDSAGTTQTLGDVVKRKD
- a CDS encoding CDP-alcohol phosphatidyltransferase family protein, with the translated sequence MTLDQLRPRVKSLLDPWVRAADALGLSPNGVSTIAFLLAVAAGGAFAYAGPAFADAPLFYAVGATCVALNGWLDVVDGELARAQDVASEAGDMLDHVLDRYADLVIIAGFAAGIGRYDIGLAAVTGVLMTSYLGTQAQAVGLDRVYAGYLGRADRLALSGVVGYVAAVFPGAIYGLTVVGWLLVVFAVVGHLTALQRFSGAWKALS